A stretch of the Cydia amplana chromosome 6, ilCydAmpl1.1, whole genome shotgun sequence genome encodes the following:
- the LOC134648993 gene encoding paxillin-like isoform X6: MLGSLRADMSRQGVQTPQKGCCNACEKPIVGQVITALGRTWHPEHFTCAHCTQELGTRNFFERDGRPYCEPDYHNLFSPRCAYCNGPILDKCVTALEKTWHTEHFFCAQCGQQFGEDGFHERDGKPYCRADYFDMFAPKCGGCNKPIMENYISALNTQWHPDCFVCKECQVAVKGKSFYAMEGKPVCPKCVGVDEDE, encoded by the exons ATGCTCGGATCCCTCCGGGCAGACATGAGCCGCCAAGGAGTCCAGACCCCCCAGAAGGGATGCTGCAACGCGTGCGAGAAACCCATCGTCGGACAG GTGATCACGGCGCTGGGCCGCACGTGGCATCCCGAGCACTTCACGTGCGCCCACTGCACCCAGGAGCTGGGCACTAGGAACTTCTTCGAGCGCGACGGCCGCCCGTACTGCGAGCCGGACTACCACAACCTCTTCTCGCCCAGATGCGCCTACTGCAACGGCCCGATCCTCGAC AAATGCGTGACGGCGCTGGAGAAGACCTGGCACACGGAGCACTTCTTCTGCGCTCAGTGCGGACAGCAGTTCGGGGAAGACGGGTTCCATGAGCGGGACGGCAAACCGTACTGCCGTGCCGATTACTTCGACATGTTCGCGCCCAAGTGCGGAGGCTGCAACAAGCCTATCATGGAAAACTACATTTCCGCACTTAACACCCAGTGGCATCCCGATTGCTTCGTCTGCAAG GAATGCCAAGTCGCAGTGAAAGGCAAGTCCTTCTATGCGATGGAAGGCAAGCCCGTCTGCCCCAAATGCGTCGGTGTCGATGAGGACGAGTAA
- the LOC134649162 gene encoding paxillin-like has protein sequence PFQECREPFHGGSFFEHEGQPYCETHYHGKRGSLCAGCHKPIAGRCITAMFRKFHPEHFVCAFCLRQLNKGTFKEQNDKPYCHTCFEKLFG, from the coding sequence CCATTCCAGGAATGCCGCGAGCCGTTCCACGGCGGTTCGTTCTTCGAGCACGAGGGGCAGCCCTACTGCGAGACGCACTACCACGGCAAGCGCGGCTCGCTCTGTGCCGGTTGTCACAAGCCCATCGCCGGCCGCTGCATCACGGCCATGTTCCGCAAGTTCCACCCCGAACACTTCGTCTGCGCCTTCTGTCTGAGGCAACTTAACAAGGGCACGTTTAAGGAACAGAACGATAAGCCCTACTGTCATACGTGCTTTGAGAAACTCTTCGGTTAG
- the LOC134648987 gene encoding X-box-binding protein 1 yields the protein MSAPIIITVPNNYLAVDEDTKVVLEPASPAPSRKRRLDHLSWEEKMQRKKLKNRVAAQTSRDRKKAKMDEMESRIQELADRNERLISEVESLKALNERLLSENAGLRAERSVSGARGPAESTPRQQEGPPTALRAARLLLAMCLLSQTSSSTSSPKSTWTPYNSLPTHSSRKLMQAVQERLKMSQCGTLESALKELKWWGPQQSTWNPMKVQS from the exons ATGAGTGCTCCGATAATCATCACGGTACCGAACAACTACCTGGCGGTGGATGAGGACACGAAGGTGGTGCTGGAGCCGGCGTCGCCCGCCCCGTCGCGGAAGCGCCGGCTCGACCACCTCTCCTGGGAGGAGAAGATGCAAAGGAA GAAGCTGAAGAATCGTGTGGCGGCGCAAACGTCCCGCGATCGCAAGAAGGCCAAGATGGATGAGATGGAGTCCAGGATCCAGGAGCTGGCTGACAGGAATGAGCGGCTGATTAGTGAG GTGGAAAGCCTGAAGGCGCTGAACGAGCGTCTGTTGAGCGAGAACGCGGGGCTGCGCGCGGAGCGCAGTGTCTCGGGGGCCCGGGGACCGGCAGAGTCTACTCCTCGGCAGCAGGAGGGGCCCCCGACGGCACTGCGCGCGGCGCGCCTGCTGCTGGCGATGTGTCTCCTCTCGCAGACCTCCTCCAGCACCTCGAGTCCGAAGAGTACCTGGACACCTTACAACAGCTTGCCGACTCACTCATCAAGGAAATTGATGCAGGCTGTGCAGGAGCGGCTCAAGAT GTCCCAGTGCGGGACACTGGAGAGCGCGCTGAAGGAACTCAAGTGGTGGGGCCCGCAGCAGAGCACCTGGAACCCGATGAAGGTGCAGTCGTAG
- the LOC134648988 gene encoding COP9 signalosome complex subunit 5 gives MASTSSDNQSTIAQKTWVMANSIESVSSVDEIYRYDKKQQQDILAAKPWEKDPHFFKDIKISALALLKMVMHARSGGTLEVMGLLLGKVDANTMLVMDSFALPVEGTETRVNAQAQAYEYMTAYIEAAKQVGRHENAIGWYHSHPGYGCWLSGIDVSTQMLNQNFQEPFVAIVIDPVRTISAGKVCLGAFRTYPKGYKPANEEPSEYQTIPLNKIEDFGVHCKQYYSLEVSYFKSSLDRRLLDSLWNKYWVNTLSSSSLITNADYTTGQIFDLSDKLEQSEVCLGRGGFIVPGADPHEKRTEDKLGKATKDACKTTIEVIHGLMAQMIKDRLFNGVSGRPGPATPMIEDS, from the exons ATGGCTTCCACAAGCTCCGATAATCAATCCACAATAGCGCAAAAAACATGGGTAATGGCCAACAGCATCGAATCGGTGTCCAGTGTTGACGAAATATACCGCTACGATAAGAAACAACAGCAAGACATCCTTGCCGCTAAACCATGGGAAAAAGA TCCACACTTCTTCAAAGACATCAAGATTTCTGCTTTAGCTCTCTTGAAAATGGTGATGCACGCTCGCTCCGGCGGGACTCTAGAAGTTATGGGGCTTTTATTAG GCAAAGTAGATGCAAATACTATGTTAGTGATGGACTCGTTTGCTTTGCCTGTCGAAGGCACGGAGACTCGCGTCAACGCGCAGGCACAGGCTTATGAATACATGACAGCGTACATAGAGGCAGCCAAACAG GTTGGACGCCATGAAAATGCCATTGGTTGGTACCACAGCCACCCTGGCTATGGGTGCTGGCTGTCCGGCATAGATGTCTCTACTCAAATGCTCAACCAGAACTTCCAAGAGCCATTTGTGGCCATCGTCATTGATCCCGTCAGAACTATCTCGGCCGGCAAGGTCTGCCTTGgcgcttttaggacatatccaAAG ggcTACAAACCAGCGAATGAAGAGCCCTCAGAATACCAGACCATCCCGCTCAACAAAATCGAGGACTTTGGTGTCCACTGCAAGCAATACTACTCCCTGGAAGTGTCCTACTTCAAGTCTTCTCTGGACCGGAGACTGCTGGACTCTCTGTGGAACAAGTATTGGGTCAACACCCTTAGCAGCTCAAGTCTGATTACAAACGCCGACTACACAACGGGACAGATATTTGATCTGTCTGATAAGTTGGAACAGAGTGAAGTGTGTTTGG GTCGCGGCGGCTTCATAGTCCCCGGCGCAGACCCCCACGAGAAGCGTACGGAGGATAAACTCGGCAAGGCCACGAAGGACGCCTGCAAGACCACCATCGAGGTCATCCACGGACTCATGGCGCAGATGATCAAGGACCGCCTGTTTAATGGCGTCAGCGGCCGGCCCGGCCCTGCCACGCCCATGATTGAGGACTCCTAG